One Capsicum annuum cultivar UCD-10X-F1 chromosome 2, UCD10Xv1.1, whole genome shotgun sequence genomic window carries:
- the LOC107857546 gene encoding serine/arginine-rich splicing factor SR45a → MDSLEDANRCIKHLNQLVLEGCYITVEKSQRKRARTICLVSISSLIKQGAIVVTVVGIEFLRTMGTEDLQGIHHRGGRDYSPRHSLNGGKSRRKCSCSPYERSYPRGFR, encoded by the exons ATGGATAGTCTGGAAGATGCTAATCGTTGCATCAAACACCTTAATCAGTTGGTTCTTGAAGGCTGTTACATTACAGTGgaaaag TCTCAACGGAAACGCGCAAGGACCATATGCCTGGTTTCTATCTCGAGTTTAATAAAGCAAGGG GCTATCGTGGTGACCGTGGTAGGTATAGAGTTCCTGAGGACTATGGGTACCGAAGATCTCCAAGGCATTCACCACAGAGGTGGACGAGATTATTCTCCTAGGCACTCGCTTAATGGGGGAAAGTCAAGAAGGAAATGTTCATGTTCTCCATATGAAAGGAGCTATCCTCGTGGTTTCAGATAG